A single genomic interval of Carettochelys insculpta isolate YL-2023 chromosome 16, ASM3395843v1, whole genome shotgun sequence harbors:
- the COX19 gene encoding cytochrome c oxidase assembly protein COX19, with protein MSTAMNFGSKSFTPRPPDKGAFPLDHFGECKGFKEKFMKCLRANRFENALCRQESKEYLECRMERQLMAKEPLEKLGFKDLIDEKSEEKHSKL; from the exons ATGTCCACCGCCATGAACTTCGGCAGCAAAAGCTTCACGCCGCGGCCGCCGGACAAGGGCGCCTTCCCTTTGGATCACTTCG gTGAGTGTAAAGGATTTAAAGAGAAATTCATGAAATGTTTGAGAGCAAATCGCTTTGAGAATGCTTTGTGCCGACAGGAATCAAAGGAATATTTAGAATGCAGAATGGAGAG gCAACTTATGGCTAAGGAACCATTGGAAAAATTGGGATTCAAAGATCTAATAGATGAAAAATCAGAAGAGAAGCATAGTAAATTATAA